The genomic segment GATTCTTGTCGGGGAATTTTATCGGTTATGTTCTGTTGGTTGTCGTTTTTATTCTGTTCCAATAGGTNNNNNNNNNNNNNNNNNNNNNNNNNNNNNNNNNNNNNNNNNNNNNNNNNNNNNNNNNNNNNNNNNNNNNNNNNNNNNNNNNNNNNNNNNNNNNNNNNNNNNNNNNNNNNNNNNNNNNNNNNNNNNNNNNNNNNNNNNNNNNNNNNNNNNNNNNNNNNNNNNNNNNNNNNNNNNNNNNNNNNNNNNNNNNNNNNNNNNNNNNNNNNNNNNNNNNNNNNNNNNNNNNNNNNNNNNNNNNNNNNNNNNNNNNNNNNNNNNNNNNNNNNNNNNNNNNNNNNNNNNNNNNNNNNNNNNNNNNNNNNNNNNNNNNNNNNNNNNNNNNNNNNNNNNNNNNNNNNNNNNNNNNNNNNNNNNNNNNNNNNNNNNNNNNNNNNNNNNNNNNNNNNNNNNNNNNNNNNNNNNNNNNNNNNNNNNNNNNNNNNNNNNNNNNNNNNNNNNNNNNNNNNNNNNNNNNNNNNNNNNNNNNNNNNNNNNNNNNNNNNNNNNNNNNNNNNNNNNNNNNNNNNNNNNNNNNNNNNNNNNNNNNNNNNNNNNNNNNNNNNNNNNNNNNNNNNNNNNNNNNNNNNNNNNNNNNNNNNNNNNNNNNNNNNNNNNNNNNNNNNNNNNNNNNNNNNNNNNNNNNNNNNNNNNNNNNNNNNNNNNNNNNNNNNNNNNNNNNNNNNNNNNNNNNNNNNNNNNNNNNNNNNNNNNNNNNNNNNNNNNNNNNNNNNNNNNNNNNNNNNNNNNNNNNNNNNNNNNNNNNNNNNNNNNNNNNNNNNNNNNNNNNNNNNNNNNNNNNNNNNNNNNNNNNNNNNNNNNNNNNNNNNNNNNNNNNNNNNNNNNNNNNNNNNNNNNNNNNNNNNNNNNNNNNNNNNNNNNNNNNNNNNNNNNNNNNNNNNNNNNNNNNNNNNNNNNNNNNNNNNNNNNNNNNNNNNNNNNNNNNNNNNNNNNNNNNNNNNNNNNNNNNNNNNNNNNNNNNNNNNNNNNNNNNNNNNNNNNNNNNNNNNNNNNNNNNNNNNNNNNNNNNNNNNNNNNNNNNNNNNNNNNNNNNNNNNNNNNNNNNNNNNNNNNNNNNNNNNNNNNNNNNNNNNNNNNNNNNNNNNNNNNNNNNNNNNNNNNNNNNNNNNNNNNNNNNNNNNNNNNNNNNNNNNNNNNNNNNaaaaaaaaaaaaaaaaaaaaaagagagatgaatgCATGAAAGAGTTCTTTTTACCTCTACATTAGCAGCGAGCACACGGAATGAACGCAAGAGCAAGCTGTCGTCCtgcaacatcaaaacaaaatgcataattAAGATCCACTAAGTTTCATTATATCTAtctgtcatttaaaaaaaaaaaaaagagatgattgcATCAAAGAGTTCTGTTTTACCTTTGCACCAGCAGCTAGCACACGGATTGAAAGCAAGAGCCAACTCCAACATCCCTGGAATTTTCTCACAACTCCGAACCACAAAAACCAGAATCCAGagacataattaattaatctctATTAGTATACAGAAAATGCAAACTAATTAATGAGTAGTGGAAATTGAATAAGAGTACTCACCTGCCACTGTTTGGCAATACGCGAATAAGACCACCTTCTCCTGTGGTTGGCTTGAAACTCGTGAATCAGATTAGGATGACAAATTTTGGTGATGAAACTTGTCCATCCTTCTAAACCATCTCGGATCTGCTGCTGCACAATATAAGAGAATTAGaagaaacttaattaattaaaccctaaattgtaattgtaacaaaaaaaaaacaacaaaaacaataaagagCAAAAGTTGCATAACCTGTTGTGTGATCCGCCCGCACACACGCTTTGGACGAGAGAAGATCCCGTGAAAGTGAAACCCACAGCAAAGAACACCAGAGAGATCCTAAAACACAAGAGAGACAAAAGTAAGTTAAACCAGAAACTAGGATTTTCTCATCTATTAATATAGCAAACAACAATAAGCAACCAACAAAAATGGCTTAATTAAGAGCCTGAGTGATTGAAGACTAACAAAAATGGCCATCTCCTTggcagaagaaaagaaagaaacaacataaacaaTGTTTATTTACGAATCAGATCGATCCCGAAGTgtctttgtaaaattcagatACAAGCCAAAGACTGGACTactgagaaacagaggaggctTGATGACTTACGACGAGAAAAGAGGAAAACGAAATcgaaaccgaagaagaagaagaagaagaagggcgGAGTAGGCGGTGGTTGAACAAGAGACGCGCCATCATGTTCGAGAATTAGGATCCGtagagattttagggttttgagaaacAAACCGTGAGATGCTTCGCTCCGATCAAAAATCTTATAAACTTGCGGATTAGGGTTTCACCAAGGTTATGAGTGATGAAGGGCGGAGAGAGATTGGCTTACTTCGTCGtggatcatcatcttcacaagACATTcgcagaagaagaagtagcAGCAGCAGAGAgatgtaattttattttgttttctcaagtTAAGATGAACAGATGAATGTGTGTGACCCTCTTTATATAAACCGCGgaataaatcattttaaataaaatattataagtaaaatttttgttagagatttaagatttgtagaaaacaaaatatgtaagtaaagtttttttcgtttatttttttgtaaaatatgtttcatctgtgaaatatttgaatttggaaaagaattttaagatagtgtaaaaaataacgcaataaaaaatgataaaagtgataaataaataaataatttttttttcttgtttgtgaaatgtaatttacttttaataagtaaataggttataaaaataataattaaaatagttgattaaatcttttattttttaaaaactaataaaaaaaaaacattggctCATAATATTTCAATGGCATActaatgtaaataataatgagaagtagagtatttattaaaaaagtacATAAGCTATATGAGCGCGACACCTCAGTTTTGTTGGTGAGAGTATTtgtctattaatatataggggattatttattattattatttttaacccatctactatataatcatatatatagtattttttaattttttaattttacatattcataatattttaaaattataatatttttaaaaatatgaattgaaGTTCTTCTtactttaataatattttgttcacTTACTATTTGTTTCaggttgacccaaaaaaatatttgtttgattggtctacaatatcaaattaaagcgtaaaaaaccaaaacaacatatTTGGGTGGAACACAATCCAATAATCTATAGAACATCGtatgaataaaagaaaagaaaacctttttttaggtAAATTGACATCTCATCAAAATTGCATGTCAAGGTAATTATATAACTTAGATCTTATAAAGTAATTAGTTTTGTATAAAtgtagttaatataatataatattataatattcatatatattattgattttgaaaacaaatgagaatttaaaaatgaatgtagtatattatataatagttTTGTTCTCCAATTCCTTTCTCTACGCAGTGGTGAGCATTATTGACCTTAGACTGGGAAATATGTTGTGAGCCATGAGCGGACATCATCGATTACTTGGGGAATGATTGGATAATGATCCCTGCACAAGGCATAACCCTAAAATTAGATTCAGTAAAATAAGGTCAAGTagtaaattaaatcaaataaaaagtgAAGTTAGTTTCATGTTTAATTAGAGACCCTTcgttttctataaaaataacTGGAAATCCAGCCATGCGAAGAATTTCAGCACTTCTGTTTCCAACTTGGAAGGGAACTATATTATCAGCTGTGacacacacagaaaaaaaaaattaagaagaatcAGCATCCTCTCGCGATTGATATCTAAATTGTAATGTAGATCTGTAGATGACAATATACACATACAATTTCCATGTGTAAGTAAGATTGGTAGCGATGGAGCAAAACTTGTGGACCCATAATGATTTGTTATACTCTCTAAGTTTC from the Camelina sativa cultivar DH55 chromosome 12, Cs, whole genome shotgun sequence genome contains:
- the LOC104729492 gene encoding acyl-protein thioesterase 1-like translates to MEEDMVSFNSVSLFVVNLLYHEPNNVTIGLGGIGLGAAVALYYASSYTTGVVNINLQFIIGINGWLPAWRNLESITNHYGSTSFAPSLPILLTHGNSDNIVPFQVGNRSAEILRMAGFPVIFIENEGDHYPIIPQVIDDVRSWLTTYFPV